A genomic segment from Streptomyces sp. NBC_00654 encodes:
- a CDS encoding TetR/AcrR family transcriptional regulator → MARTRLTPERESEMYAAVLDLLREVGYDALTMDAVAARTRSSKATLYRQWGSKAELVVTALRNNKPVDLGEIDTGSLRGDFHAVLHRSDDCQMEKDSALMRGLSQAVHNNPDLHKAMRELLIEPEMTGFDLLLRRAVDRGELRPDNPALKYIPHMLIGAFAARQLVEDRAVDQAFLIDYVDSVVLPALGV, encoded by the coding sequence ATGGCACGCACCAGGCTCACACCTGAGCGTGAGAGTGAGATGTACGCCGCCGTCCTCGACCTGCTCCGTGAGGTCGGTTACGACGCCCTGACCATGGACGCCGTCGCCGCCCGCACCCGGTCCAGCAAGGCCACCCTCTACCGCCAGTGGGGCAGCAAGGCCGAGCTGGTCGTCACGGCGCTGCGGAACAACAAGCCGGTGGATCTCGGCGAGATCGACACCGGCTCGCTGCGCGGGGACTTCCATGCCGTGCTGCACCGCAGCGACGACTGCCAGATGGAGAAGGACTCCGCGCTGATGCGGGGTCTGAGCCAGGCCGTCCACAACAATCCCGATCTGCACAAGGCCATGCGCGAACTGCTGATCGAGCCGGAGATGACCGGCTTCGATCTGCTGCTGCGACGGGCCGTGGACCGGGGCGAGCTGCGTCCGGACAATCCGGCGCTGAAGTACATCCCGCACATGCTGATCGGCGCGTTCGCCGCTCGGCAGCTGGTCGAGGACCGCGCCGTCGACCAGGCGTTTCTCATCGATTATGTCGACTCCGTGGTCCTCCCCGCCCTCGGCGTCTGA
- a CDS encoding MMPL family transporter, whose amino-acid sequence MATFLYKLGRLTFRRRRLVALVWVALLALAGFGAASASTATSSSFSIPGTEAQKAFDLLEQRFPGSSADGATARVVFKAPDGQKVTDAANKAEVQGIVDELKSGSDQIASVADPYTANAVSKDGSTAYVSVSYKVNSMELTDPTREALEDAGTSAEKSGMTVAIGGDALMVIPETGITEVIGVALAAVVLVITFGSLIAAGLPLLTALIGVGIGVSTITALANVLDLGSTTSTLAMMIGLAVGIDYALFIVSRYRAELADGREREEAAGRAVGTAGSAVVFAGLTVIIALVGLAVVNIPMLSKMGFAAAGTVAIAVLIALTLVPAMLGFAGKRVMGRKARKAAEAENRPDAKPNMGTRWARFVLRRPVWVLLAGVIGLGVVAVPAASLEMGLPDDGAQPKSTTQRQAYDMLSDGFGPGFNGPLMVVVDTRNSSDGKTAVSQVSQEIESLPHVVAVTPAAFNKAGDTATITVIPQDRPSSVETESVVHAIRDAGADVKSDSGAEVLVTGATAMNIDFSQKMNDALLPYLALVVGLAFLLLMLVFRSVLVPLKAALGFLLSVVAALGAVVAVFQWGWLGSLFGVEQTGPIMSMMPIFMVGVVFGLAMDYEVFLVTRMREAYVHGESPGQAIVTGFRHGARVVTAAAVIMMAVFAGFIGASEQMIKMIGFSLAIAVFFDAFVVRMAIVPAVLALLGKRAWWLPRWLDRVLPNVDVEGEGLRKQLGETSGSAQDGSGPDGERELIRV is encoded by the coding sequence GTGGCCACATTCCTCTACAAGCTCGGACGGCTGACCTTCCGGCGCCGCCGCCTTGTCGCCCTTGTCTGGGTGGCACTGCTGGCGCTCGCCGGATTCGGCGCCGCCTCCGCGTCCACCGCCACCTCCAGCTCCTTCTCGATTCCGGGTACGGAGGCACAGAAGGCCTTCGACCTGCTGGAACAGCGCTTCCCGGGCAGCAGCGCCGACGGCGCCACGGCCCGCGTCGTCTTCAAGGCGCCCGACGGGCAGAAGGTGACCGACGCCGCCAACAAGGCCGAGGTCCAGGGCATCGTCGACGAGCTGAAGTCCGGTTCGGACCAGATCGCCTCGGTCGCCGACCCGTACACGGCCAACGCCGTCAGCAAGGACGGCTCCACGGCGTACGTCTCGGTCTCGTACAAGGTCAACTCGATGGAGCTGACCGACCCGACGCGTGAGGCCCTGGAGGACGCGGGGACCTCCGCCGAGAAGAGCGGGATGACCGTGGCGATCGGCGGTGACGCGCTCATGGTGATCCCGGAGACCGGCATCACGGAGGTCATCGGGGTCGCCCTCGCCGCGGTGGTGCTCGTCATCACCTTCGGTTCGCTGATCGCCGCCGGGCTGCCGCTGCTGACCGCGCTCATCGGCGTCGGTATCGGTGTCTCGACGATCACGGCGCTGGCGAACGTCCTGGACCTGGGCTCCACCACCTCGACGCTCGCGATGATGATCGGCCTCGCGGTCGGCATCGACTACGCGCTCTTCATCGTCTCCCGCTACCGCGCCGAACTGGCCGACGGCCGGGAGCGCGAGGAAGCCGCCGGACGGGCCGTCGGAACGGCCGGATCCGCGGTCGTCTTCGCGGGCCTGACCGTGATCATCGCCCTGGTGGGCCTGGCCGTCGTGAACATCCCGATGCTGTCGAAGATGGGCTTCGCCGCCGCCGGTACGGTCGCCATCGCCGTTCTCATCGCGCTCACCCTGGTCCCGGCCATGCTGGGCTTCGCGGGCAAGCGGGTCATGGGACGCAAGGCGCGCAAGGCCGCCGAGGCGGAGAACCGCCCCGACGCGAAGCCGAACATGGGCACCCGCTGGGCGCGGTTCGTGCTGCGCAGGCCGGTGTGGGTGCTGCTGGCCGGTGTCATCGGCCTCGGCGTCGTCGCCGTACCGGCCGCCTCGCTGGAGATGGGCCTGCCGGACGACGGAGCCCAGCCGAAGAGCACCACGCAGCGTCAGGCGTACGACATGCTCTCGGACGGCTTCGGCCCCGGGTTCAACGGGCCGCTGATGGTCGTCGTCGACACGAGGAACAGCTCGGACGGCAAGACCGCCGTCAGCCAGGTCTCCCAGGAGATCGAGTCCCTCCCGCACGTCGTCGCCGTCACCCCGGCCGCCTTCAACAAGGCCGGCGACACCGCGACCATCACCGTCATCCCGCAGGACCGGCCCAGCTCCGTCGAGACGGAGAGCGTGGTCCACGCCATCCGTGACGCGGGCGCCGACGTCAAGAGCGACTCCGGGGCGGAGGTGCTGGTCACCGGCGCCACCGCGATGAACATCGACTTCTCCCAGAAGATGAACGACGCGCTGCTGCCCTATCTGGCGCTCGTCGTGGGGCTGGCCTTCCTGCTCCTGATGCTGGTGTTCCGCTCGGTCCTCGTCCCGCTGAAGGCAGCCCTCGGCTTCCTGCTCTCGGTCGTCGCGGCACTCGGCGCGGTCGTCGCGGTCTTCCAGTGGGGATGGCTCGGCTCGCTCTTCGGGGTCGAGCAGACCGGCCCGATCATGTCGATGATGCCGATCTTCATGGTCGGTGTGGTCTTCGGTCTGGCCATGGACTACGAGGTCTTCCTCGTCACCCGGATGCGGGAGGCGTACGTCCACGGGGAGAGCCCCGGCCAGGCCATCGTGACCGGCTTCAGGCACGGTGCGCGAGTGGTCACGGCCGCGGCCGTGATCATGATGGCGGTCTTCGCCGGCTTCATCGGTGCCAGCGAGCAGATGATCAAGATGATCGGCTTCTCGCTCGCCATCGCCGTCTTCTTCGACGCCTTCGTGGTGCGGATGGCGATCGTGCCCGCGGTGCTCGCCCTGCTCGGCAAGCGGGCCTGGTGGCTGCCGCGCTGGCTGGACCGGGTGCTGCCCAATGTGGACGTGGAGGGCGAGGGGCTGCGCAAGCAGCTCGGCGAGACGTCCGGGTCCGCCCAGGACGGGTCCGGGCCCGACGGTGAGCGCGAGCTGATCCGGGTCTGA
- a CDS encoding energy-coupling factor ABC transporter permease encodes MHVPDGFIDAPVSVAAGVVAAGAVAVSLRGARRELDERTAPLAGLVAAFIFAVQMLNFPVAAGTSGHLLGGALAAILVGPYTGVLCISVVLLMQGILFADGGLTALGVNITVMGVVTVVVAYALFRGLTGILPRTSRSATAAAFVAALVSVPAAACAFTLIYWIGGTTDIPIGKVLTAMVGVHVLIGVGEAVITALTVGAVIAVRPDLVHAARGLAAPLKLRVDGELIDAPVTSGSSAAPAPAATRSTHGIRAAGLVTALLLAGFVSYYASASPDGLEKVAADKGIDRKAEEHAAADSPLADYGVRNVTDARISGGLAGVIGVSATIVVGSGVFRAVRGRRADRNAGPADDSAHRTGENV; translated from the coding sequence ATGCATGTACCCGACGGATTCATCGACGCACCCGTCTCCGTGGCCGCGGGAGTCGTCGCCGCGGGCGCCGTCGCCGTCAGCCTCCGCGGGGCCCGCCGTGAACTGGACGAGCGCACCGCACCCCTCGCGGGCCTGGTGGCCGCCTTCATCTTCGCCGTGCAGATGCTGAACTTCCCGGTCGCCGCGGGTACCAGCGGCCACCTGCTGGGCGGGGCGCTGGCCGCGATCCTCGTCGGGCCGTACACCGGGGTGCTCTGTATCTCCGTCGTCCTGCTGATGCAGGGCATCCTCTTCGCGGACGGCGGCCTCACCGCGCTCGGAGTCAACATCACCGTGATGGGTGTGGTCACCGTGGTCGTCGCGTACGCCCTGTTCCGCGGACTGACCGGGATACTGCCGCGCACCAGCCGTTCGGCCACCGCCGCCGCGTTCGTCGCCGCCCTGGTCTCCGTACCCGCCGCGGCCTGCGCCTTCACCTTGATCTACTGGATCGGCGGCACCACCGACATTCCGATCGGCAAGGTCCTGACCGCGATGGTCGGCGTCCATGTGCTGATCGGTGTCGGGGAGGCCGTGATCACCGCGCTGACCGTGGGCGCCGTCATCGCCGTCCGCCCCGACCTCGTGCACGCCGCCCGTGGACTCGCCGCCCCGCTCAAGCTCCGCGTCGACGGCGAGCTGATCGACGCCCCGGTCACCTCCGGCTCCTCCGCCGCACCCGCCCCGGCGGCCACCCGCTCCACGCACGGGATCCGGGCCGCCGGCCTGGTCACCGCCCTTCTCCTCGCGGGCTTCGTCTCCTACTACGCCTCCGCCAGCCCCGACGGCCTGGAGAAGGTCGCCGCCGACAAGGGCATCGACAGGAAGGCCGAGGAGCACGCCGCCGCGGACTCCCCGCTCGCCGACTACGGCGTCAGGAACGTCACCGACGCCCGGATCTCCGGGGGCCTCGCCGGAGTGATCGGCGTGAGCGCCACGATCGTCGTCGGCAGCGGCGTCTTCCGGGCCGTACGCGGGAGGCGCGCCGACCGGAACGCCGGCCCGGCCGACGACAGCGCCCACCGCACCGGAGAGAACGTCTGA
- the cbiQ gene encoding cobalt ECF transporter T component CbiQ produces the protein MGAGHAHKLYRHGHSPVHDLPPHCKLVAVLCFVIVVVTTPREAMWAFALYAALLGAVAAMARIPAGFLLKRLVIEVPFVAFALLMPFVVPGEQTEVLGLSVSVPGLWGAWNVLAKGTLGVAASVILASTTELRSLLLGLQRLRMPPLLVQIASFMIRYGDVITGEMRRMSIARRSRGFEARGVRHWSVLAKSAGALFIRSYERGERVHLAMVSRGYTGTMPVIDEVTATRTQWAYASALPVLALVICLLGRSL, from the coding sequence ATGGGCGCCGGTCACGCCCACAAGCTCTACCGGCACGGACACTCACCCGTCCACGACCTGCCCCCGCACTGCAAGCTCGTCGCCGTCCTCTGCTTCGTCATCGTGGTCGTCACCACCCCGCGCGAGGCGATGTGGGCCTTCGCGCTGTACGCGGCCCTGCTCGGCGCCGTCGCCGCCATGGCCCGTATCCCCGCCGGATTCCTGCTGAAGCGGCTGGTCATCGAGGTGCCGTTCGTCGCGTTCGCGCTGCTCATGCCGTTCGTGGTGCCCGGTGAGCAGACCGAGGTCCTCGGGCTCTCCGTCAGCGTCCCCGGCCTCTGGGGCGCCTGGAACGTCCTCGCCAAGGGCACCCTCGGCGTCGCCGCGTCCGTGATCCTCGCGTCCACCACCGAGCTGCGGTCCCTGCTGCTGGGCCTCCAGCGGCTGAGAATGCCGCCCCTGCTCGTCCAGATCGCGTCCTTCATGATCCGGTACGGGGATGTCATCACCGGCGAGATGCGGCGGATGTCGATCGCCCGGCGCTCCCGGGGCTTCGAGGCGCGCGGAGTACGCCATTGGAGTGTCCTCGCCAAATCGGCGGGCGCCCTGTTCATCCGGTCCTACGAGCGCGGCGAACGCGTCCACCTCGCGATGGTCAGCCGCGGCTACACCGGCACCATGCCGGTCATCGACGAGGTGACGGCCACCCGGACCCAGTGGGCGTACGCCTCGGCGCTCCCCGTGCTCGCCCTCGTCATCTGTCTGCTGGGACGGTCCCTATGA
- a CDS encoding energy-coupling factor ABC transporter ATP-binding protein: MNSPPSAAPAQPLSLEVSGLAYAYPDGHQALFGVDLTVARGERVALLGPNGAGKTTLVLHLNGILDAGAGTVRVAGLPVAKRNLAEIRRRVGIVFQDPDDQLFMPTVREDVAFGPAAAGLRGPELEERVRLALKQVGMEEYADRPPHHLSFGQRRRVAVATVLAMRPEILVLDEPSSNLDPASRRELADILRSLDVTVLMVTHDLPYALELCPRAVILSEGVIAADDPTRDLLCDGELMRAHRLELPFGFDPRSVSVNGG, encoded by the coding sequence ATGAACAGCCCCCCGTCCGCGGCCCCCGCGCAGCCCCTCTCGCTGGAGGTCAGCGGTCTCGCGTACGCCTATCCCGACGGCCACCAGGCCCTGTTCGGCGTCGACCTCACCGTGGCCCGCGGCGAACGGGTCGCCCTCCTCGGGCCCAACGGGGCGGGCAAGACCACCCTCGTACTCCACCTCAACGGCATCCTCGACGCGGGCGCGGGCACCGTGCGCGTCGCCGGGCTCCCCGTGGCGAAGCGGAACCTCGCCGAGATCCGCCGCCGCGTCGGCATCGTCTTCCAGGACCCCGACGACCAGCTCTTCATGCCGACCGTCCGGGAGGACGTCGCCTTCGGGCCCGCGGCGGCCGGACTGCGCGGCCCCGAACTGGAGGAGCGGGTCCGCCTCGCGCTCAAGCAGGTCGGCATGGAGGAGTACGCGGACAGGCCGCCGCACCATCTGTCGTTCGGGCAGCGCCGCCGTGTCGCCGTGGCCACCGTTCTCGCCATGCGGCCGGAGATCCTCGTCCTGGACGAACCCTCGTCCAACCTCGACCCCGCCTCGCGCCGCGAACTCGCCGACATCCTGCGCTCCTTGGACGTCACCGTGCTCATGGTCACGCACGATCTGCCGTACGCCCTGGAACTGTGCCCGCGAGCCGTCATCCTCAGCGAGGGCGTCATCGCCGCCGACGACCCCACGCGGGATCTGCTCTGCGACGGGGAACTGATGCGCGCGCACCGGCTGGAGCTGCCCTTCGGCTTCGACCCGCGCTCCGTATCCGTCAACGGGGGGTGA